The segment CCGGGACGGATTCCGTGTCCGCGCCGCCCTGTCCGCTGCACAGGTGGCCATCGGCTTCGTGGACCTCCAGTACGACGGCCAGATCGGCAGGCTGTCGCTGATCGGTCTGGGCATGCGCACTGACGCGCAGGTCTTTTCGCGGCTCTTCAAGGCCCTTTCGGATGCCGGAGCCGAGATCGAGTTGATCTCGGCGTCGGACGTGCGCATCGACGTTGCAGTTCGCGCGGCCGTGCTCGAGGACGCACAGCGCGCCGTGCGCTTGGCCTTCGGACTGGACCACCCAGGACAGGACCAGGCGGGACTGAACCATGCAGGACTGAACCATGCAGGACTGAACCAGTCAGGAGAGGAGGCCACCAAAGCGCCGTAGCGGGGCCGCAGCACCTGCACCCCATCCTCCCCGCGTCGCCTAGGCACGGCCGCGGGAAGCGCTCAATCATTGATCCGCCTCCGCGGATCCCCGGGATAAGGACCCGATCGCCATGAACACTCTCCCGCAGCAGACTACCTTGACCTCGGCACATGTAACCGGGCCCCTCCCGGGACCCAGGTCCGCCGAGTTGCTGGCGCACCAGGAACTCAACGAATCCAATGCCCGCACCTATCCGCGGCATCTCCCCATCGCGATTGCCGAGGGCTCCGGAGCCTTTGTGCGGGACGTCGATAACAATGTCTTCATTGATTTCCTGGCCGGAGCCGGCGTTTTGTCCCTCGGGCATAGCCATCCGGAACTGGTGGAGGTCGTCGCCGCTCAACTGCGGAGCTTGAGCCATGGACTTGATTTCCCGACGCCGGCGAAGGACGCCTTCACGACGGCGCAGCTGTCCATGCTTCCCTGGGGACTCGCCGATCGGATGAAGATCCATTTCTGCGGACCGACCGGTGCAAATGCCGTGGATGCTGCCGTCAAATTGTGCAAGACGGCCACCGGGCGCGGGGACATCGTGTGCTTCCAAGGAGCATTCCACGGCAGCAGCGCCATGGGGATGGCGTTGACCGGACTGGTTGAACAGAAGCAGCCGGTGGCGAACGGAATGCCCGGAGTGCACTTCTTCCCATACTCCTACTGTGCTCAGTGTCCCCTAGGCCTGCACCCGGAGACCTGTTCGACCAACTGTGTCCAATTCCTCGAACATTCCCTCAAAGACCCGCTCGGGGGCATTCCGCTTCCCGCGGCCGTCATCATGGAAATGGTCCAAGGCGAGGGAGGAGTTGTACCGGCCACCGCAGAATTCGCGCGAACCGTGCGCAGGGTGACCCGTGAGCTGGGCATCCCGTTGATTATCGATGAGATCCAGACCGGGTGCGGGCGCACCGGAACGTGGTTCGCGTTCGAGCAGTACGGGATCGAGCCGGATGTCATCGTCGCATCCAAGGCCCTCAGTGGAATAGGCCTCCCCGTTGCCCTGATCATCTACAACAAGGACCTTGACCGCTGGCTCCCCGGCGCCCACACCGGAACATTCCGCGGAAACCAGCTGGCATTCGCCGCAGGGGCCGCAGCAGTGGAGATCTTCCGGCGCGACGACGTTCTCGGCAACGTCCGTAGCCGCGGTGCGCAGATTGCCGGGCTTCTCGCACCCCTGGTCGGCAACCCGTGGGTGCGCGAGGTGCGGGGCCGGGGCCTGATGTGGGGGATCGAGTTCGCCGATCCGGAAACCGGCCGCCCTGCCGGGGACCTGGCCCGGGCAGTGCAGCGAAATGCCCTGGAGCTGGGCCTGATACTCGAATGCGGCGGCCGGGACGACTGCGTGGTCAGGCTCCTGCCTCCGCTGAACATCACGGAAGAACTCGTCAATACCGCCTGCGGGCTCCTTCTGGCTGCCATTGCGGAACAAAGTTCCGTCGCAGGACACAGGACCACGACAGGGGCGGTCCGATAGGGCCCGCCGGCCGGGCACAAAGCCAGGACAAGGAGGCGAACATGGGAAGGCATGTGGACCCAGGCCGGACCCCGGGCGGATCGGCCACAAGCCCCGGATCCATGATCCAGCTCAGGGACGGTGCCCCGGTCCTGGTCGGCACCGCACTGGGCAACGCGGGACCGGGCAACCCGGCACTGGGCAACCCGGCACTGGGCAATACCATCCGGTGGAGCCCCGGCGAGCGGCTTGAGGAGCTCTTCGAGAACCGGTGCGACCGGCAACGGGCCGAAGGCCACCGCCGTCATCCTGCCGTGGAAACGGCGGATGGTTCGCTCAGCTACGGAGAACTGGACGCCCGGGCCAATAGGCTCGCCCGCTACCTTCTTGCCCGCGGGGTAAGCCCCGGCGACAGAATCGCACTGCTCTTCGAGGACCCGGTGCGGTCCTACGTCGGCATGCTTGCGGTCCTCAAGGCCCACGCCGTCTACGTGCCCCTCGACCCGGCGTTCCCTCCCGAGAGAATTTCCTATATAGCCGCAGACGCCGGCGTCACCATGCTCCTGACTGTCTCCCGCCTCGCGGACAGCCTCCTGCCCGGGACCGCGGACTTGGCCATTCGCGTGGACAAGGAGGACCACCGCATTGCCGCGTTTGAACCCTCCCGCTTGGCTTGGGCGGGGCAGACGTCCCCGGCCAACGGACTGGCCTACATCATCTACACTTCAGGATCCACCGGACGGCCCAAGGGAGTGGCCATCGCCCACGCCAGCATTTGCCACTTCGTGCGCATTGCCGCCGAAACCTATGGCTACGATTCCCGGGACCGGGTCTACCAAGGCATGACCACGGCTTTCGATTTCTCCGTGGAGGAGATCTGGGTGCCTTGGATGGTCGGGGCCACCTTGGTGCCCCGGCCGCCCGGGAACAACCTCCTCGGGCCGGATCTTGCCGAGTTCATCGAGGCCCGGAACATCACCGCCCTTTGCTGTGTGCCGACCCTGCTCGCCACGCTCGACGACGACGTGCCCGGGCTGCGGTTCCTGCTCGTCTCAGGTGAAGCCTGCCCGGAGGACCTTGTGAAGCGTTGGCACCGGCCCGGCCGGCGTTTCCTGAATGTCTACGGGCCCACCGAAGCGACGGTGACAGCCACCTGGGGAACGGCGGAGCCCGGCAAGCCCGTGACCCTGGGCAAACCGTTGCCCGGCTATTCGGCGGTCATCCTGGATCCCGTCCAGGACCGTGCACTGCCTCGCGGCGAGCTGGGCGAAATCGGACTGGCGGGCGTCGGGCTCGCCCGGGGCTACATCAACCGGCCCGAACTCACAGAAAAGGCGTTCATTCCCGATTTCCTGGGCCTGGAGGACAACCCGTCCCATCGCATTTACCGCACCGGTGACCTCGGCCGGTTCAACGACCACGACGAAATCGAGTACCACGGCCGCACCGACACGCAGGTGAAGGTCCGGGGCTATCGGATTGAGCTCAGCGAAATCGAAAGTGTCCTCCTGCAGATGCCCGGGATAGCGATGGCAGTTGTGAAGACGTGGGAGCCCGGGCCGGGAACCACGGAACTCGCCGCCTATTACACGCTGCACCAGGACGCACCCAGGGTGCAAGGAAGCGACATCCGCGCCTGGCTGCGCGAGCGGCTCCCCGCCTACATGGTGCCGGGCTATTTCCAGCCCCTCCGGACCATGCCGATGATGGTCAGCGGGAAAGTGGACCGCAGCAGGCTTCCACATCCCACTGGCCCCCGCGCGGTCAGTACAGACGTCGCAGACACCAGGCCGATGACGCCGACGGAACGGATCCTCGCCCCGGCTTTGGCTGCCGCCCTCCAGCTCACCTCAGTCTCCACCACCGCCAATTTCTTCAACGACCTCGGGGCAAACTCCCTGCTGCTGGCTCATTTCTGCGCCAACGTCCGCAAGGAAGCCGACCCACCCTCAGTCTCGATGCGCGAAATCTATGCACATCCGACCATCGCCGCCTTGGCGGCCGCCCTGGACGCAGCGAACGACGAGGCGCTGGCGGGGGCCGACGCCGGGGGCGCGGAAACTGCGGTGGCGGAACCCTTCCTGCGCGTTGGGACCGGCCAGTACCTGCTGTGCGGGGCCTTGCAGGCAATGGCCGCCCTGGCCTACGCGTACGTGGCGTTGCTCATCCCCGTGGCCGGCGAGCAGTGGATCGGCGGGTCCCGGCAGCCCGGCGACCTCGTGATGCGCTCCGTCGTCGTCGGCGCCGTGTCGTTCCTGGCCTTGGCAGTCCTACCCGTTGTGCTCAAATGGGCGCTCATCGGCCGATGGAAGACCGGGGACTTCCCTCTCTGGTCCTTAAAGTACGTCCGCTTCTGGTTCGTCAAGAGCTTGGTCAATACAAGCCCCGTCCGAATGTTCGTCGGGACGCCGGTCTTTCCCCTCTACCTCAAAGCGCTGGGGGCCAGGATCGGCCCCCGGGTAACCATCCTCTCCTCAAGGATTCCCGCCTGCCCCGACCTGCTGACTGTAGGGGCGGACACGGTGATCCGAAAGGACTCCGCCTTCTACTGCTACCGTGCCCACGGCGGCCGGATCCAAACAGGGCCAGTCACCCTCGGCCGCAACGTCCTGATTGGTGAGCAGGCCACACTGGACATAGACACCGCGATGGGCGACGACGCCCAACTGGGGCATAGCTCCTCCTTGCACCGCTTCCAGAGCGTTCCCCCGGGCTCCGCCTGGAATGGCTCACCGGCCCAACCCGCCGGCACCAACTACCGGCTGGACGGACACGCCATCAGCGGCACGCGCAGCCGGGTCAGCTTTGGTTTCTGGACGGTCGTGAACCATGTGGTGCTCGTGTCGTCCCTCGGAATCGGAGCCATTGACATCCTGCTCGCCTCCCTTCCCACCGGCGACACAAACCCTGCCCGGCCCGGATTCTGGGGCGCACTTCTGCTGGTCTCGTTCGTCGTTCTCTTCGGCAGCATCCTGGCCGCCTTCGCCCTCGTCGCCACCCTTCCCAGGCTGCTGGCATTGTTCCTGGTCCCTGGGCAGGACTATCCGCTCTATGGCCCCCGGTTCGGACTCCTGCGGACCATTCAGCGGCTGACAAACCTCAAGTCACTCCTCCAACTCACGGGGGACAGTTCCCTGATCGTGCACTACTTGAATGTCCTGGGCTACCACCAGCCGGACATGGTGCAGACCGGATCCAATTTCGGCGTCGGGCTGAAGCACGACAGCCCCACGCTGGCGACGGTCGGCAGCGGCACCATGGTCTCCGACGGTCTATCCATCATCAACGCCGACTATTCAAACACCGCGTTCCGCCTCTCGCCTGCCGTCATTGGGGCCAGGAGCTTCTTCGGCAACAACATCGCCTATCCCGCCGGAGCCAGGGTGGGCGACAACTGCCTCCTGGGCACCAAGACCATGGTGCCTTTGGAAGGTCCGCTCCGTGAGGGGGTGGGCCTCCTGGGCTCTCCACCCTTTGAAATCCCGCGCACAGTAGACCGCGACAGTGCCTTCGACCGGTTCAGGACGGCGGAGGAATTGCGGCGGCGGATCCCGGCAAAGAACCGGCACAATGCTGTGACGCTGCTCCTCTACCTGCTGGGCCGCTGGGTTGAGCTCTACGTGATTCTCCTGGCCGCCTGGGCATCGCAGGCCTTCCTCCCTGCGGCAGGAGGCCTCGGAGCCCTGGCCGGGTTGGGAACAATGGTCATCACCACCAACGCCCTGGCAGTCCTGGTGGAGCGGGCATCCCTCCGCTTCGGAAGACTTTCACCGCTCTTCTGCTCCATCTACGAAGTGCCCTTCTGGCGGCATGAGCGCTTCTGGAAGCTCAGCGCCGGGGGCATCGTGCAAATGTTCAACGGGACACCGTTCAAACCCGTGATCTGGCGCATGTTGGGGATCCGGATGGGCAAGAAGGTCTTCGACGACGGTTGCGGGATCCCCGAAAGGACCCTCGTCACCATCGGGGACTATTGCACCCTCAATGTCCACTCCGGCGTGCAGTGCCATTCCATGGAGGACGGCGCGTTCAAACTCGACGCCATCACGCTTGGTCCCGGCTGCACCCTTGGAGTAGGCGCATTCGTCCACTATGGAACCACCCTGCACGAAGGTTCCCAGCTCGAAGCCGACTCGTTCCTGATGAAGGGCGAAGACGTCCCCGCCCACAGCATCTTCGGCGGCAATCCCGCACGCGAACTCACCCGGCAAGCCGTCCCCGGACTGCCCTGACACCAGCGCTTGCCTTACGCTGGCCTTGTTGGCACGTCGGGGAGGGGGCTGCATGACCACCGTGTCGCTGTATCTGGACGTCGACGGCGTGGTGAACCCCTTCGGTCCCATGGGCTTCACCGATTGGGGTACCGAATGGAAAATCGCCGACGCTGGAATCCTGGACGTCGTTTACGCCTCCGAACTGGTTGACGAGCTCAATGAGCTGGCCGCTCATCCCGCGGCGAGGTTTGTTTGGCTGACGACATGGCAGCGGCTCGCGCCCGAGTTCCTGTGCCCGGCCATCGGTCTCCATGGTGAGCATTGGCCCGTCTTGACCAGCGACGGTTGGGACCAGACCGCCGATTGGTGGAAGCTGGACGTTTTGCAAAGGGACGTCCACGAGTCCGGAGCCGAACGCATCGTGTGGATGGACGATCAGCTGAACTATGAAGCCGCGGCCCGGTCCTGGGCCGAGTTCCTCGGCAGCCGTGTGCTTTGGATCTCACCGGACCCGCGGCGGGGCCTGTCACGGAGCGATATCGCGGCCGTTCGGCAATTCCTTGGATGATTCGATGTTTGGCCATGCCTGCAATGGCACGTAGGATTCTTAAGGTTTCACGCCCGCCATGGTTAATTCCGCCAGTACAGTCAGATGAACGCTTGCTGAACTGTTTGTTTCGGGCAAGCCCGGGGAAGTGAAACTGCGCATCGTCGACTCTGCAGATTGGGCACCGGGTGGGAATCACCTTCATGGTCGCGCTTGTCATAGCGCTGGCCTTATTTTTTGACTTCACCAACGGGTTCCACGACACCGCGAACGCCATGGCGACTCCGATCGCCACGGGTGCCATCAAGCCCAAGACGGCTGTTGCCTTGGCCGCGGTACTCAACCTCGTGGGCGCGTTCCTGTCGACCGAAGTGGCAAAGACCATTTCGGGAGGCCTTATCCGCGAGGGCACGGACGGTATCCACATCACGCCGGAGATCGTCTTCGCCGGGCTGATGGGGGCCGTCCTGTGGAACATGTTCACGTGGCTCAAGGGGCTGCCGTCCAGTTCTTCGCACGCGCTTTTTGGCGGCCTCATCGGTGCGGCGATCGTCGGCATCGGATTCCACTCCGTCAACTTCGACACCGTGCTCCAGAAGGTCATTCTTCCGGCCATCTTTTCGCCGCTCCTCGCCGGTGCGGTGGCCTATCTATGCACCAAGCTGGCCTACGCCCTGACGTCCCGGCATGACCCCGAAACCGGCGACAAGCTGACCCAGAAGCGCGGCGGGTTCCGTACCGGCCAGATTTTCACCTCGAGCCTTGTCGCGTTGGCACACGGTACCAACGACGCGCAAAAGACCATGGGCATCATCACCCTCGTCCTGATCGCCGCCGGAACCCAGCCTGCCGGCAGCGGCCCGCAGCTCTGGGTCATCGGGGCCTGCGCGCTCGCCATCGCGATCGGAACCTACGCCGGCGGCTGGCGCATTATCCGGACCATGGGCTCCGGGCTGACCGACGTCAAGCCCGCCCAAGGCTTCGCTGCGGAAGCCAGCACCGCTTCGGCCATCCTCGCTTCGTCCCACCTCGGCTTCGCGCTGTCCACCACGCAGGTGGCCTCAGGTTCGGTCATTGGCTCGGGACTCGGACGCAAGGGCACCACGGTGCGCTGGGGAACGGTGGGGCGCATCGCCACCGGCTGGCTCTTCACCCTCCCTGCGGCTGCCATCGTGGGCGCCCTGACCGCGTTCCTCATCGGCACCGGCACCGTCGGCGTGGTTATCGCCGCAGTGGTGGGCACCGCCGTCGTCGTCTATATGTTCATCTACTCGAGGAAGTCGCACGTGGGCCACCACAACGCCGTCGAAGTCGAGGAAGCCGGTACCGCGGTCCGCTTCCGCAAGAAGAACGCTGAAAAACAGAACCCGAGCAAAAGCATGAGTGAGGACATCCAGGCATGAAGTGGTTGGATCTGGTGCAGGTAGCCGGCGCGACCCTTGTGGCGGCGTTGGTCCTCGTAGTGCTCTATTCGCTCGGCGTCCGGCTCACTGCCATCGCGGGCGACGCCCGGCAGAAGTCACCGGTCATGGTCCGGTCCCTTGCCTACCTGTGTTTCGCAGCCTGCGGAATCGCCGTGCTTTTCGGAATCTATCTGATCGTTCCTTACTTCTCGAAGTAGCTGTGAACGCCGCTGCCTCATGGGTAGGGTGGGGCCATGGCGGATTTCCAGTACTACGTGGCATCCTCGCTTGACGGGTTCATCGCCACGAAAGAAGACGATCTCGGCTGGCTGCTCCAGTTCGAAGAGGCCGAGGGCGTCACCGAAAGCTACGAAGACTTCATGGCGGGCATCGGCTGCATTGTCATGGGCGGCCAGACCTACCGCTGGCTCATGGAACACGAACCGGGCAAATGGCCTTACCCGGGTATTCCATGCTGGATCTTCACCCACCGCGAATACGCCGCGCCGCCCGGTGCGGACGTCACGTTCGTGCGTGGAGAGGTTGAGGAGTTCGCGCCGGACCTGATTGCCGACGCCGGCGACAAGAACGTATGGCTGGTTGGCGGTGGAAACCTTGTTGCCCAGTTCGCCAGGGCCGGCCTGCTCGACGAGATGATTGTCACCCTTATCCCCGTCGCCTTGGGTTCCGGTAAGCGATTGCTGCCTGTCGAGAGCCCGACGGCGCCGCTCGAGTTGAGCTCGTCCCGCACCCTTGGTGGCGCTGCAGTCGAGCTGCGCTACAGGTTCCCCGCGCGTGCCGGGTCAGCGGGCCCTGTTCTCCCGGATCATGTTGGTAATCCGGGCAGTTGACAGCCGTCGGCCATGTTCGTCGGTCATGACAATTTCGTGCGTGGCGAGCGTGCCGCCCAAGTGGATGGCTGTGCATGTGCCGGTGACCAGGCCGCTCGCTATGGAGCGATGGTGGGTTGCGCCCACCTCGATTCCCACCACATGGCGTCCGGATCCGGCATGCAGGGCCGCCGCGAAGGAGCCCAAGGTTTCGGCGAGGACCACATGGGCTCCGCCGTGAAGGATGCCGGCAACCTGGGTATTGCCCTCCACCGGCATGGTGGCGACGGTACGTTCGGGGCCCAGTTCAAGGAACTTGATGCCCATCTTCGCCACGAGCGAGCCCACGCCATAGCGGGAAAGCCAACCGTGCAACTCCAGCGGGACGCCAGCCGCATTGAGTTCGTCGGTGAACGGGCCCGGCGTGAAATTGTCCATCATGGCAACTAGGCTGGCACCTGTGAGCGAAACAACCAAACCGGACTCAGTTCCAACGGCAACGTCAACGCCAGTGTCAACTGGAACAACAACATCAACTGGAACAGCAACATCAACTGCCACCGCAACGGCACCAGACCCTTCAACAGCCATGGCGGGCACCGCGGCAGGTGGCCGGCCGAGGCTCTTGGTCCTCGATGGTCACTCGATGGCGTTCCGGGCGTTCTATGCTCTTCCGGCAGAGAACTTCGCCACATCCTCGGGCCAGCACACCAACGCCGTGCATGGCTTCACCTCGATGTTGATCAACCTCATCAAGGACCAGAAGCCCACCCACGTCGCGGTGGCCTTCGATGTCTCGGACGACACGACGTTCCGCAAGGCGGAGTACAGCGAATACAAGGCTGGCCGCAACGAGACGCCGCAGGAATTCCGCGGGCAGATCGATCTCATCGACCATGTCATGGAGGCATGGGGCATCAAGACCATCAAGATGCCCGGCTACGAGGCTGACGACATCCTCGCCACACTCGCAGCGCGGGGCGAGGCCGCAGGCTACGAAGTCCTCCTGGTTTCAGGGGACCGTGACGCTTTCCAGCTCATCACGGACAACGTGTTCGTCCTGTACCCGAAACAGGGCGTGTCCAATATTCCTCGCATGGACGCGGCAGCCATCGAAGAAAAGTACTTCGTGCCCCCGTCCCGCTACTCCGATCTTGCCGCGCTGGTAGGAGAGACCGCCGACAACCTTGCGGGCGTCCCCGGCGTCGGCCCCAAGACCGCAGCCAAATGGATCAACCTTTACGGCGGCCTGGAAGGGATCCTGGAGAACCTGGATTCCATCGGCGGCAAAGTCGGTGGCGCCCTCCGGGATAACATCGATGCCGTCAAGCGCAATCGCCGCCTCAACCAGCTCCTCAGGGACCTTGAGCTCCCCGTGACGCTCGCGGAACTTGAGGAGCCGCGTCCAAATCGCCAGGAGATCGAGACACTCTTCGACACCCTCGAGTTCAGGACCCTCCGCCCCCGGCTGTTCGCTCTCTATGGCGATGACACCGCCGGCGCGCCTCCCGAAACCATCGACGCGCCCGACTACAAGATCCTGGAGGACGCCGCCGCCCTGGAGCAGTTCTTCGCCGCCGGTGCGGGGAGCCGTGCCGCCGTCGCCGTGCAGTTGGTGCCGGGACGGATTGGCGACGACGCCGATGCACTCGCCATCGTGCGCGCCAACGGTGCTGCTTACATCGAGCTATCGTCCTTGGACGCTGCGGCCGATGCCGTCTTGGCAAAGTGGCTGCGGGACCCCGAAGAGGCCAAGGTCATGCACGAGTTCAAGGACGCATTGAAGGCCTTGCACCACCGTGGACTTGCCTTGGAAGGGGTGGTGGACGACACTGCCATTTCTGGCTACCTGATCCAGCCGGACCGCCGCAGCTACGAGCTCGCCGAGCTCGCCCAGCACCATTTGAGGATCACTGTCACGACCGCGGCGACGCAAACCGGCCAGCTGGAACTCGAACTTGGCGATGGGCCGGACGGTGCCGCGGCCAGCGCGCTCGTCCAGCAGGCCGCCGTCGTGCACGCACTGAGCAAGCACTTCGAAAGCGAGCTCGCCGAGCGCAAGGCCGAGGCGCTCCTGACCACGTTGGAGCTGCCGGTCGCGCGAGTTCTGGCCCAGATGGAACTCTCGGGCATTGCCATCTCCACGGAGCGCCTGAACGAACAGCTCGCGGACCTCGCGAAGGTGATCGACAACGCCCAGGAGCAGGCATTTGCAGCCATTGGCCACGAAGTCAATCTCGGCTCGCCCAAGCAGCTCCAGACGGTCCTCTTCGAAGAACTTGGCCTGCCCAAAACCAAGAAGATCAAGTCCGGCTACACAACGGACGCCGCCTCGCTGAAGGCTCTCCTGGAGAAGACCGGCCACGAGTTCCTGGTGCAGCTCATGGCCCACCGCGAATCCTCCAAGCTGGCCCAAATGCTGGAGACCCTCAAGAAATCAGTGGCTGAGGACGGCCGCATCCACACGACGTACGCGCAGAACGTCGCGGCCACGGGGCGTATTTCCTCGAACAATCCCAATCTGCAGAACATCCCGGTGCGCAGCGAGGAAGGCCGGCGCGTCCGTGGAATTTTCGTCGTCAGTGACGGCTACGAATGCCTGTTGTCGGCCGACTACTCGCAGATCGAAATGCGTATCATGGCGCATTTGTCCGGCGATGAAGGACTCATCCAGGCGTACAAGGAGGGTGAGGACCTGCACCGCTATGTCGGCTCGCACATCTTCAACGTGGCACCGGACGAGGTCACCAGTGCCATGCGCTCCAAGGTCAAGGCCATGTCCTATGGATTGGCCTACGGTCTGACTTCGTTCGGCCTGTCCAAGCAACTGGAAATCTCGGTCGACGAAGCCAGGACCCTCATGAAGGACTACTTCGACCGCTTCGGCGCAGTGCGGGACTATCTGCGTGGCGTGGTGGAGCAGGCCCGGATCGACGGCTACACGTCCACGATCGAAGGCCGCCGCCGCTATCTTCCGGACCTGACCAGCACGGACCGCCAGCACCGGGAGATCGCCGAGCGCATCGCACTGAACTCGCCGATCCAGGGTTCGGCGGCGGACCTCATGAAGCGGGCGATGCTCGGCGTTTCGGCCGAGTTGACCAGCCAGGGGCTGAAGTCCCGGATGCTGCTGCAGGTCCATGACGAACTTGTGCTCGAGGTTGCCCCCGGTGAACGCGAAG is part of the Arthrobacter ramosus genome and harbors:
- the polA gene encoding DNA polymerase I, yielding MAFRAFYALPAENFATSSGQHTNAVHGFTSMLINLIKDQKPTHVAVAFDVSDDTTFRKAEYSEYKAGRNETPQEFRGQIDLIDHVMEAWGIKTIKMPGYEADDILATLAARGEAAGYEVLLVSGDRDAFQLITDNVFVLYPKQGVSNIPRMDAAAIEEKYFVPPSRYSDLAALVGETADNLAGVPGVGPKTAAKWINLYGGLEGILENLDSIGGKVGGALRDNIDAVKRNRRLNQLLRDLELPVTLAELEEPRPNRQEIETLFDTLEFRTLRPRLFALYGDDTAGAPPETIDAPDYKILEDAAALEQFFAAGAGSRAAVAVQLVPGRIGDDADALAIVRANGAAYIELSSLDAAADAVLAKWLRDPEEAKVMHEFKDALKALHHRGLALEGVVDDTAISGYLIQPDRRSYELAELAQHHLRITVTTAATQTGQLELELGDGPDGAAASALVQQAAVVHALSKHFESELAERKAEALLTTLELPVARVLAQMELSGIAISTERLNEQLADLAKVIDNAQEQAFAAIGHEVNLGSPKQLQTVLFEELGLPKTKKIKSGYTTDAASLKALLEKTGHEFLVQLMAHRESSKLAQMLETLKKSVAEDGRIHTTYAQNVAATGRISSNNPNLQNIPVRSEEGRRVRGIFVVSDGYECLLSADYSQIEMRIMAHLSGDEGLIQAYKEGEDLHRYVGSHIFNVAPDEVTSAMRSKVKAMSYGLAYGLTSFGLSKQLEISVDEARTLMKDYFDRFGAVRDYLRGVVEQARIDGYTSTIEGRRRYLPDLTSTDRQHREIAERIALNSPIQGSAADLMKRAMLGVSAELTSQGLKSRMLLQVHDELVLEVAPGEREAVEKLVTEQMGTAAELTVPLDVQLGVGSSWYDAGH